Proteins from a single region of Streptomyces sp. TN58:
- a CDS encoding anti-sigma factor: protein MKQHHSDVHTLAAAYALNALDPAERKAFTDHLPHCQACRDEVAEFEATAARLADAAAEYPPTALKHHVMAAVDGVRQLPPRVPHTAPSVTVGSALRRRAVPLALAASVVAAASFAGLAAWQNQHIEQHRQRAAQAEQRLDDVSTVLAAPDARAAHGRASNGAATTVVASKRQNRAVFTAAGLPAPAPGTTYQLWLDHDGTMRPAGFIRQDGTVLVDGDTAGAGALGLTVEPAGGSRRPTSAPLLLITLPT from the coding sequence ATGAAGCAACACCACTCCGACGTCCACACCCTCGCCGCCGCCTACGCCCTCAACGCCCTCGACCCCGCCGAGCGGAAGGCGTTCACCGACCACCTGCCGCACTGCCAGGCGTGCCGCGACGAGGTGGCCGAGTTCGAGGCGACCGCCGCGCGCCTGGCGGACGCCGCGGCGGAGTACCCGCCGACCGCGCTGAAGCACCACGTCATGGCCGCGGTCGACGGAGTACGCCAACTGCCCCCGCGCGTCCCCCACACCGCGCCGAGCGTGACGGTCGGCAGCGCACTGCGGCGCCGGGCGGTTCCCCTGGCGCTGGCCGCCAGCGTGGTGGCGGCCGCGTCGTTCGCCGGCCTGGCCGCCTGGCAGAACCAGCACATCGAGCAGCACCGGCAGCGGGCCGCCCAGGCCGAGCAGCGCCTCGACGACGTCAGCACCGTCCTGGCCGCGCCCGACGCCCGCGCCGCCCACGGCCGGGCCAGCAACGGAGCGGCCACCACCGTCGTCGCCTCCAAGCGGCAGAACAGGGCCGTCTTCACCGCCGCCGGACTGCCCGCACCCGCCCCCGGCACGACCTACCAGCTCTGGCTCGACCACGACGGGACGATGCGCCCGGCCGGGTTCATCCGCCAGGACGGCACGGTCCTCGTCGACGGGGACACCGCCGGCGCCGGTGCCCTCGGACTCACCGTCGAACCGGCCGGGGGATCCCGCCGCCCCACCTCCGCCCCCCTGCTCCTGATCACCCTGCCCACCTGA
- a CDS encoding NAD(P)/FAD-dependent oxidoreductase: MEHRKAAVIGAGVAGLTAAHVLARSYEVTLYEADGRLGGHAHTHEFSGPDGRPMGVDSGFIVHNERTYPTLLRLFRELGITTQDAEMSMSVRCDGCGLEYAGARGPAGLLTGRAALRGRYLRLLAQVPVFHRRALRLLADPPSHHVTLGDFLREGRFSPYFVSHFALPLVSAVWSCPARTALSYPAAHLFTFLRHHGLLSVTGSPQWKTVTGGSAAYVEAVAKSVHRVRTSSPVRTVHRAARGSGAWISTENGATDGYDAVVIATHPDQALRLLADPTPDERRLLGAFTYAPNPTVLHTDTSLLPRSPRARACWNYHLPDCAPSAEAVRVSYDMKRLQNLPDGADYVVTLGADDRVDPGRVVRRMLYEHPVHTPASVAAQKELPLLNTGVTAYAGAWQGWGFHEDGCRSGVAAARALGVRW, from the coding sequence GTGGAACACCGGAAAGCGGCGGTGATCGGCGCCGGGGTCGCGGGCCTGACGGCCGCCCACGTCCTGGCGCGCTCGTACGAGGTCACCCTCTACGAGGCCGACGGCCGCCTCGGCGGCCACGCCCACACCCATGAGTTCTCCGGCCCGGACGGGCGGCCCATGGGTGTGGACTCGGGATTCATCGTCCACAACGAGCGCACCTATCCGACCCTGCTACGGCTCTTCCGCGAGCTGGGAATCACCACCCAGGACGCCGAGATGAGCATGTCGGTACGGTGCGACGGCTGCGGCCTGGAGTACGCGGGCGCCCGCGGCCCGGCCGGCCTGCTCACCGGCCGGGCGGCGCTGCGCGGCCGCTACCTGCGCCTGCTGGCCCAGGTACCCGTCTTCCACCGCAGGGCCCTCCGGCTGCTCGCCGACCCGCCCTCCCACCACGTCACCCTGGGCGACTTCCTCCGCGAAGGCCGCTTCTCCCCGTACTTCGTCAGCCATTTCGCCCTCCCGCTGGTCTCCGCGGTGTGGTCGTGCCCCGCACGCACCGCACTGTCCTACCCGGCCGCGCACCTCTTCACCTTCCTCCGGCACCACGGCCTCCTGTCGGTCACGGGCTCCCCGCAGTGGAAGACCGTCACCGGCGGGTCGGCCGCCTACGTCGAGGCCGTGGCCAAGAGCGTGCACCGCGTCCGCACCTCCAGTCCCGTGCGTACCGTCCACCGGGCCGCCCGCGGCTCCGGCGCCTGGATATCCACCGAGAACGGCGCCACCGACGGCTACGACGCCGTCGTGATCGCCACCCACCCCGACCAGGCCCTGCGCCTGCTCGCCGACCCCACCCCGGACGAACGCCGGCTCCTCGGCGCCTTCACCTACGCACCCAACCCCACGGTCCTGCACACCGACACGAGCCTGCTGCCCCGCTCGCCCCGCGCCCGCGCCTGCTGGAACTACCACCTGCCGGACTGCGCCCCCTCCGCCGAAGCCGTCCGCGTCAGCTACGACATGAAGCGCCTGCAGAACCTGCCCGACGGCGCCGACTACGTGGTGACCCTCGGAGCCGACGACCGCGTCGACCCCGGCCGGGTGGTGCGCCGCATGCTCTACGAACACCCCGTCCACACGCCCGCCTCGGTCGCGGCGCAGAAGGAACTGCCGCTCCTGAACACCGGCGTGACCGCGTACGCCGGAGCGTGGCAGGGCTGGGGCTTCCACGAGGACGGCTGCCGCTCCGGCGTGGCAGCCGCCCGCGCCCTGGGGGTGCGCTGGTGA
- a CDS encoding DUF1365 domain-containing protein — MVTRAAAPAAALYECLVVHTRTAPLRHDVRHRTYLWCVDLDRLPALPGALRPLARFDPRDHFAGRAPTIRAGLEEFLASRDIDIEGGRVMMLAHARVLGFVFNPLSVYWCHDASGSLVCVVAEVHNTYGQRHCYLLHPDAGGRARAEKRFYVSPFFPVEGHYRMRLPLPEDRLHLTVHLDTEAGRPFTATVRGRARPATARGLLRAAARRPWSTAAVWAGIRLHGIRLLLKGLPVQPRPRHTPQKGMVP, encoded by the coding sequence CTGGTGACCCGGGCAGCGGCACCCGCCGCCGCGCTGTACGAATGCCTGGTCGTCCACACCCGTACCGCACCCCTGCGCCACGACGTCCGGCACCGCACCTACCTGTGGTGCGTGGACCTCGACCGGCTCCCGGCCCTGCCCGGCGCGCTGCGCCCGCTCGCCCGGTTCGACCCGCGTGACCACTTCGCCGGCCGGGCACCCACGATCCGTGCCGGCCTGGAGGAGTTCCTCGCGTCCCGCGACATCGACATCGAGGGCGGGCGCGTGATGATGCTCGCCCACGCCCGCGTCCTCGGATTCGTCTTCAACCCCCTCAGCGTGTACTGGTGCCACGACGCCTCCGGATCCCTGGTGTGCGTCGTCGCCGAGGTCCACAACACGTACGGGCAGCGGCACTGCTACCTGCTGCACCCCGACGCGGGCGGCCGGGCGAGGGCGGAGAAGCGGTTCTACGTCTCCCCCTTCTTCCCGGTCGAGGGCCACTACCGGATGCGCCTGCCGCTCCCCGAGGACCGCCTCCACCTGACCGTGCACCTCGACACCGAGGCCGGCCGGCCGTTCACCGCCACCGTGCGCGGACGCGCCCGGCCCGCAACGGCCCGCGGCCTCCTACGGGCCGCCGCCCGCCGGCCCTGGTCGACCGCCGCCGTGTGGGCGGGGATCCGCCTCCACGGCATCCGCCTGCTCCTTAAAGGCCTGCCCGTACAGCCCCGCCCCCGGCACACCCCGCAGAAGGGAATGGTTCCGTGA
- a CDS encoding SAM-dependent methyltransferase, with product MTRPATRPDHQLRTAHDRHRTPHDHHRTPDDHPRTADHQVRPSDRGPLPSEPEGEPEPEPRTPDPGAVIRGQVSAARWPDVARLPPARRARTAVAAHLVGRALDRLPLDVNPGTAGGRSATRCRPDITIHDPEAFFRRIGRDGLIGFGESYMAGEWDSGDLTGLLTVLATHVDDLVPARLRGLRPLWAPSRPRRDRNTRSGARRNIHHHYDLSNDLFAAFLDPTLTYSSAVFSVFPARSEDLPAAQQRKIDRLLDLAHVTDGTELLEIGTGWGELALRAAARGARVTTLTLSAEQAELARARIHAAGLTDRVDVQLRDYRDAEGRYDAVVSVEMIEAVGAEYWPSYFAALRGALRPGGRVALQTITMGHRQMRNTAATRTWISKYVFPGGVIPSRRAIAEHAAAAGLRMVSDEGFVEHYAQTLRLWRERFTANRQTVTDLGFDTVFQRMWEFYLAYSEAGFRSRYLDVRQIALAEKPPRAARP from the coding sequence GTGACCCGCCCCGCCACCAGGCCAGACCACCAGCTCCGGACAGCCCACGACCGCCACCGGACCCCACACGACCACCACCGGACGCCCGACGACCACCCCCGGACCGCCGACCACCAGGTACGCCCGTCCGACCGGGGGCCGCTCCCGTCCGAACCCGAAGGCGAACCCGAGCCCGAGCCCCGGACACCCGACCCCGGCGCCGTGATCCGAGGTCAGGTCTCCGCCGCCCGCTGGCCGGACGTGGCCCGGCTGCCGCCCGCCCGGCGCGCCCGGACCGCGGTCGCCGCCCACCTGGTGGGCCGGGCCCTGGACAGGCTGCCGCTGGACGTCAACCCCGGCACCGCCGGCGGCCGCTCCGCCACCCGATGCCGCCCGGACATCACCATCCACGACCCGGAGGCCTTCTTCCGGCGCATCGGACGCGACGGCCTGATCGGCTTCGGCGAGTCCTACATGGCCGGCGAATGGGACAGCGGTGACCTGACCGGCCTGCTGACCGTCCTCGCCACCCACGTCGACGACCTCGTCCCGGCCCGGCTGCGGGGACTGCGTCCGCTGTGGGCGCCGTCCCGCCCCCGCCGCGACCGCAACACCCGCAGCGGCGCACGCCGGAACATCCACCACCACTACGACCTGTCCAACGACCTGTTCGCGGCCTTTCTCGATCCGACCCTGACCTATTCCTCCGCCGTCTTCAGCGTCTTCCCCGCCCGGTCCGAAGACCTCCCCGCCGCCCAACAGCGCAAGATCGACCGCCTCCTGGACCTCGCGCACGTCACGGACGGCACCGAACTCCTGGAGATCGGGACCGGTTGGGGAGAGCTGGCCCTGCGCGCCGCCGCCCGCGGCGCACGCGTCACCACCCTCACCCTCTCCGCCGAACAGGCCGAGCTCGCCCGCGCCCGGATCCACGCCGCCGGACTCACCGACCGCGTCGACGTCCAACTGCGCGACTACCGGGACGCCGAAGGCCGCTACGACGCCGTCGTCAGCGTCGAGATGATCGAGGCGGTCGGCGCCGAGTACTGGCCCTCCTATTTCGCAGCCCTGCGCGGTGCACTCCGGCCCGGAGGCCGCGTCGCCCTCCAGACGATCACCATGGGACACCGGCAGATGCGCAACACCGCCGCCACCCGCACCTGGATCAGCAAGTACGTCTTCCCCGGCGGTGTGATCCCCTCCCGCCGCGCCATTGCCGAACACGCGGCGGCGGCCGGCCTGCGCATGGTGTCCGACGAGGGATTCGTCGAGCACTACGCGCAGACCCTGCGCCTGTGGCGGGAGCGTTTCACCGCGAACCGGCAGACCGTCACCGACCTCGGTTTCGACACCGTCTTCCAGCGGATGTGGGAGTTCTACCTGGCCTACTCGGAAGCCGGCTTCCGCTCCCGCTACCTGGACGTCCGCCAGATCGCCCTCGCCGAGAAGCCCCCGAGGGCGGCACGGCCGTGA
- a CDS encoding DUF1295 domain-containing protein, whose product MNGTAWHALGAGLAAGAAVATAVLLTAFAIGTHLRLHRVADIAWGLAFSGVAVTTYLLSAGHGDPERRLLVAAATVVWGLRLSAHLAWRSRGHGEDPRYTALLDQARGNRTWYALRTVYLLQAALVWLVSLPVQAASYADAPVGVLGVLGLAVWAAGVGFEAVGDHQLARFREDPANRGRIMDGGLWAWTRHPNYFGDCLVWWGLYLLACTSLTSALPLLVSPVVMTALLTAGSGKRLLEKHMGDRPGYAEYAARTSGFLPLPPRHDLSELRR is encoded by the coding sequence GTGAACGGCACCGCGTGGCACGCCCTCGGCGCCGGCCTCGCCGCCGGCGCGGCCGTCGCGACGGCCGTACTGCTCACCGCGTTCGCCATCGGCACGCACCTGCGCCTGCACCGCGTCGCCGACATCGCCTGGGGCCTCGCCTTCAGCGGTGTGGCCGTCACCACCTACCTGCTGTCCGCCGGACACGGAGACCCCGAAAGGCGGCTGCTGGTCGCCGCCGCGACCGTCGTGTGGGGCCTGAGGCTGTCCGCGCACCTCGCATGGCGCTCCCGCGGCCACGGAGAGGACCCGCGCTACACCGCCCTCCTCGACCAGGCACGCGGAAACCGGACCTGGTACGCGCTGCGCACCGTCTACCTCCTCCAGGCCGCGCTGGTCTGGCTGGTCTCCCTGCCCGTCCAGGCCGCCTCGTACGCGGACGCCCCGGTGGGAGTCCTCGGAGTGCTCGGGCTCGCCGTGTGGGCCGCGGGAGTCGGCTTCGAGGCGGTGGGCGACCATCAGCTGGCCCGGTTCAGGGAGGACCCGGCCAACCGGGGCCGCATCATGGACGGCGGCCTGTGGGCCTGGACCCGGCACCCCAACTACTTCGGCGACTGCCTCGTCTGGTGGGGCCTGTACCTGCTGGCCTGCACCAGCCTCACGTCGGCGCTGCCGCTCCTGGTCTCCCCGGTCGTCATGACGGCGCTGCTGACCGCCGGCAGCGGCAAACGCCTGCTGGAGAAGCACATGGGGGACCGCCCC